ACGCCGGACACGCCGAGGTGCCGGATCAGTCCGGCCTCGCGCAGCTCGGCGAGGGCGCCGAAGTGCTCGGCGATGGAGTCCTGCTGCTGGCGTCGGAAGTTGACCACGTCGAGGTGGTCCCGGCCGAGCTGGCGCAGGTTCTCCTCGACGTGCCCGCGCAGCTGGTCGGGGCGGGCCGAGGAGCCCCACTCGCCGTGGTAGTCCCGGAAGGGGCCCACCTTGGTGGTGATGACCAGGTCGTCGGGGTACGGGGTGAGCGCTGTGTTGATCAGTTCGTTGGCGGAGCGCAGCGAGGAGAAGTAGAAGGCGGCGGTGTCGATGTGGTTCACGCCGAGTTCCACGGCCCTGCGCAGGACGGCGATCGAGCGCTCACGGTCGCTGGGGGTGCCCAGGTGGAAGGCTGCGTCGCCGGTCAGCCGCATGGCACCGAAGCCGATGCGGTGGACGGGCAGGTCGCCGAGTACGAAGGTGCCGGAGGCGGCCGCGTTGATCGTCTCAGTGGTCATCGGCGGAGTCTGACATATTCCTTGCGCGGCAAGGCGGTTGCGCCCTGCGGCGCCCTCGGGACCGGCGTGGGGCGAGCCGG
Above is a genomic segment from Streptomyces collinus Tu 365 containing:
- a CDS encoding aldo/keto reductase, whose protein sequence is MTTETINAAASGTFVLGDLPVHRIGFGAMRLTGDAAFHLGTPSDRERSIAVLRRAVELGVNHIDTAAFYFSSLRSANELINTALTPYPDDLVITTKVGPFRDYHGEWGSSARPDQLRGHVEENLRQLGRDHLDVVNFRRQQQDSIAEHFGALAELREAGLIRHLGVSGVQPRHLAEALEIAPVVCVQNRYAVDRPDPVDDEVLRVCGERGIAFVPFYAVAGEAGPRRAGTAHDDEVLAVARAHGVSPTQIRVAWTLHQGPHVLAIPGTGNPDHLAENVAAGALRLSREELDRLDALHTTGG